One window from the genome of Streptomyces cadmiisoli encodes:
- a CDS encoding enoyl-CoA hydratase/isomerase family protein translates to MSTALATTPRTLRYVHVARDLKSLLVTDNGPVRSIQLNSPENGNLLSELMLDELLAVLNAADDDPAIRVLVLSGAGGNFCVGADRGELISLLAEDPSGTSLRTVAVKGRRVCDALASTELVTIARLHGSVIGAGLALAVFCDLRVGTDECRFWLPEVEFGTPPAWGGALPRLINEVGAARVRELILAGDRFDAATAHELSILHKVVPGRELDEAVARWTEPLARRPSAALRTAKLMLNGYAAAPRLADGAHFDADLLASAMTRHELTQQR, encoded by the coding sequence ATGTCTACAGCCTTGGCAACCACTCCCCGAACACTGAGGTATGTGCACGTGGCACGTGATCTGAAGTCCCTCCTCGTGACCGACAACGGTCCCGTTCGCTCCATACAGTTGAACAGTCCGGAGAATGGGAACCTGCTCTCGGAGCTGATGCTCGACGAACTACTCGCTGTGCTGAACGCGGCGGATGACGACCCCGCAATCCGCGTGCTCGTCCTCTCCGGCGCGGGAGGTAACTTCTGCGTGGGTGCGGACAGGGGCGAGTTGATCTCGCTGCTCGCCGAGGACCCTTCTGGGACATCGCTCCGCACCGTCGCGGTCAAGGGGCGTCGCGTATGTGACGCCCTCGCCTCGACCGAGTTGGTGACCATCGCCAGGCTTCATGGCTCGGTCATCGGAGCGGGGCTTGCACTCGCCGTCTTCTGCGATCTGCGGGTCGGGACGGACGAGTGCCGATTCTGGCTCCCGGAGGTCGAGTTCGGGACCCCGCCGGCCTGGGGTGGCGCTCTGCCCCGCCTGATCAACGAGGTGGGAGCCGCCAGAGTACGCGAGCTGATCCTGGCGGGTGACAGATTCGACGCCGCGACCGCACATGAGCTGTCGATCCTGCACAAGGTCGTCCCGGGGCGTGAGTTGGACGAGGCCGTGGCACGGTGGACCGAGCCGCTCGCACGCCGTCCCTCGGCCGCGCTCCGGACTGCGAAGCTGATGCTGAACGGCTATGCCGCCGCACCTCGTCTCGCCGACGGCGCCCATTTCGACGCGGACCTGCTGGCCTCGGCGATGACCAGGCACGAACTGACGCAGCAACGCTGA
- a CDS encoding universal stress protein has translation MNGPVVVGVDGSASSLAAVETAAREARLRGAGLRVVHAFVWPGMHVPVDPSPLGPPEGEIRKVVERLVGEAMARARSTAPDVDVAHAVVMGEPVTVLEAQSRDAQLVVVGSRGKGGFVGLLVGSTAVHLAAHSTCPLLVVRGVADDTGPVLLGVDGSATGEQAVSFAFAEASLRKAPLTAVHAWTRWNAALPAPQDAAEPYANPPGRLAEQEERLLAEALAGHRERSPDVAVQHRVVHGGTREALIEASRGAQLLVVGARGRGGFTGLLLGSVSQAVLHHAHCPVAVVRGAEGEH, from the coding sequence ATGAACGGTCCGGTGGTCGTGGGCGTGGACGGGTCGGCGTCGAGTCTTGCCGCGGTGGAGACAGCGGCACGAGAAGCCCGGTTGCGTGGGGCGGGTCTGCGGGTGGTGCATGCGTTCGTGTGGCCGGGCATGCATGTGCCGGTGGATCCGTCGCCACTGGGCCCGCCCGAGGGCGAGATCCGGAAGGTGGTCGAGCGCTTGGTGGGCGAGGCGATGGCGCGTGCCAGGTCCACCGCGCCGGATGTGGACGTCGCCCATGCGGTCGTGATGGGGGAACCGGTGACCGTGCTGGAGGCACAGTCGCGCGACGCTCAACTCGTGGTCGTCGGGTCACGGGGCAAGGGCGGTTTCGTCGGCCTGCTGGTGGGGTCGACCGCGGTACATCTCGCCGCGCACAGCACGTGTCCGCTGCTGGTCGTGCGAGGGGTGGCTGATGACACGGGGCCCGTGCTGCTGGGGGTGGACGGCTCCGCCACGGGCGAGCAGGCGGTGAGTTTCGCCTTTGCCGAGGCTTCCCTGCGCAAAGCGCCCCTGACGGCAGTGCACGCCTGGACCAGGTGGAACGCGGCCCTGCCCGCGCCACAGGATGCCGCGGAGCCGTACGCGAACCCACCCGGCCGGCTTGCCGAGCAGGAGGAGCGACTGCTGGCCGAGGCACTTGCCGGTCACCGGGAACGCAGCCCGGATGTGGCCGTACAGCATCGCGTGGTGCACGGGGGTACCCGCGAGGCGCTGATCGAGGCGAGTCGTGGCGCGCAGTTGCTGGTGGTCGGTGCTCGTGGGCGTGGCGGATTCACCGGGCTGCTGCTCGGGTCGGTCAGCCAAGCGGTACTGCATCACGCGCACTGCCCGGTCGCCGTCGTGCGGGGTGCCGAAGGAGAGCACTGA
- a CDS encoding three-helix bundle dimerization domain-containing protein: MVARLRVAYPSVDAVTVEATVRTAYDSFHQARVRAYVPILVERRSRKVLRAACHTAPGQAIDGSTVPDTCCAPPGPQKDRS, encoded by the coding sequence ATGGTGGCGCGGCTGAGGGTTGCTTACCCCTCGGTGGACGCGGTCACCGTCGAAGCAACGGTCAGGACCGCATACGACTCGTTCCACCAGGCCAGGGTCAGAGCCTACGTCCCGATTCTGGTCGAACGTCGGTCCCGGAAGGTGCTCCGTGCCGCTTGCCACACCGCTCCCGGCCAGGCCATCGACGGCAGCACGGTCCCTGATACGTGCTGTGCTCCACCCGGACCTCAGAAGGACCGATCGTGA
- a CDS encoding S8 family peptidase, with the protein MATHAAERADKAPLADTARTKHVRVTADDNLKRIVAAAGGSVTVTLITGDKVQVGINADGEPVARDIKIAARADGSSVVFQTITREGTVHVVPSDALALLNDGSLDWGLFDLGELLTVVAAAKAGGEGEVGEVPVLVTYTGEAAARKAPKIAGASVDRELPSINGRAMEIADGGRWWREVRGKTDADTGRSAGSLPGVKKVWLDALAEIDLEDSVPQIGAKAAWDRGYDGAGVSVAVLDTGIDPNHPDVSGNLVEQVDFTASPTGARDGHGHGTHVAATVLGTGAASKGLRKGVAPGAKLRVGKVLRDDGKGFTSSIIAGMEWAAHSGAKVVNMSLGGQPTDGADPLSQSLNELSRTTGTLFVVAAGNSGPQSETVGAPGAADEALTVAAVDKTDKMASFSSRGPRVGDGGAKPDIAAPGVAIVAARAAGTEMGTVVDEHYTSANGTSMATPHVAGAAALIAQQRPEMTGDEIKSVLMSTATDLAHEVSAQGVGRVDLAAALDPTITTSGNLDFGRQDYPSNAPITKKITYTNRTDEAITLKLAASVSRGEKPAPAGLVTLGTDEVVVPANGSADVPVTLDGSVLGADGLYGTYNGRVTARDTTGTVRTTSLVSAYLEPEMFPLTVNVIRPPGVTDFRYNWTNFLPLDEKELQGGPVGPIDNPVVPITRRFVPGTYSVGAMVGWLDAAGKWNNALPVAPEVKLTKATTVTFDLRNLKPLEVQAPEPTENYERRYVVNRTSTTGAWGMKTMLSNDYSSGKWWSLPTAKVRMGTLTHDLHSVQTTPVVTMQAVGGGAPFRLDARYHAPDVSTGTGLRTWQDNGETVQGQVRFSVPRLPTEGRIPVVYAGTGTTAEFGKVNARGKLALLTPTDICTDLYMCDFPKLRDERVAAAHAAGAVGVMVAAPGLGSLGSVFGQFVTCEDKLESCPPVEPYAALPIVRVPQGEADRLIKRIDAAPSKVEIRLGGSTTPTVYASRHITKGQIPSNLPYRLEKEQLDRVDHHLHGERRLEVADLTWQQHSKDAPTAETLHLPRTPMQQTLTTYVKRQDDAIHRFDMVWAEHARPSVLVREGSERQDVIFGGRTEVLWNQGPTVPGAVTQLRTKSGFTLATETPCVGCRQGNTFHPTFAMSSSSGGPQAPVGFVLGIAFPELLNGAPACMPPACSFRLLNQSGDEVTPRADWGEPALRGHRDTAADPGLGSRR; encoded by the coding sequence ATGGCGACACACGCTGCCGAGCGTGCCGACAAGGCGCCGCTGGCCGATACCGCACGCACGAAGCACGTGCGGGTGACCGCCGACGACAATCTGAAGCGGATCGTCGCCGCAGCCGGCGGAAGCGTCACCGTGACGCTGATCACCGGTGACAAGGTGCAGGTCGGCATCAATGCCGACGGCGAGCCGGTCGCCCGCGACATCAAGATCGCGGCGCGGGCCGATGGGTCCTCCGTCGTGTTTCAGACCATCACGCGCGAAGGCACTGTGCACGTCGTCCCCAGCGATGCCCTCGCATTGCTGAATGACGGATCGCTCGACTGGGGGCTCTTCGACCTGGGTGAGCTACTGACGGTCGTTGCGGCGGCCAAGGCCGGCGGGGAGGGTGAGGTCGGCGAGGTGCCGGTGCTCGTCACGTACACCGGTGAGGCTGCGGCGCGCAAGGCACCGAAGATTGCCGGAGCGAGCGTCGACAGGGAGCTCCCGAGCATCAATGGCCGCGCGATGGAGATCGCCGACGGCGGCCGGTGGTGGCGGGAGGTCAGAGGCAAGACGGACGCCGACACCGGCCGGTCCGCCGGTTCTCTGCCCGGGGTCAAGAAGGTGTGGCTCGACGCTCTGGCCGAGATCGACCTCGAAGACTCCGTACCCCAGATCGGGGCAAAGGCAGCCTGGGACCGGGGCTACGACGGCGCTGGCGTGTCCGTGGCGGTGCTGGACACCGGCATCGACCCCAACCACCCGGACGTGTCCGGAAACCTCGTCGAACAGGTCGACTTCACCGCCAGTCCCACGGGTGCCCGGGACGGGCACGGACACGGCACCCATGTGGCGGCCACGGTCCTCGGCACCGGAGCTGCCTCCAAGGGGCTGCGCAAGGGCGTCGCGCCCGGCGCCAAGCTGCGCGTCGGCAAGGTACTCAGGGACGACGGCAAAGGTTTCACGTCGTCCATCATCGCGGGCATGGAGTGGGCCGCCCACTCGGGGGCCAAGGTCGTCAACATGAGCCTCGGTGGCCAACCCACCGACGGGGCCGATCCGCTGAGTCAGTCGCTCAACGAGCTCAGCCGCACCACCGGGACCCTGTTCGTGGTCGCTGCGGGTAACAGCGGACCCCAGAGCGAGACGGTCGGCGCACCCGGAGCCGCCGACGAGGCACTGACCGTGGCGGCGGTCGACAAGACGGACAAGATGGCCTCCTTCTCCAGCCGCGGACCCCGGGTCGGGGACGGCGGGGCCAAGCCGGACATCGCCGCTCCCGGTGTCGCCATCGTCGCAGCACGTGCCGCCGGTACGGAGATGGGCACCGTGGTGGACGAGCACTACACCAGCGCCAACGGGACATCGATGGCCACGCCGCACGTGGCGGGTGCCGCGGCCCTCATCGCACAACAGCGCCCGGAGATGACCGGCGACGAGATCAAGAGCGTGCTGATGAGCACGGCCACGGACCTGGCACACGAAGTGTCCGCCCAGGGAGTCGGCCGGGTGGACCTTGCCGCCGCGCTCGACCCGACGATCACCACGAGCGGGAATCTGGACTTCGGCCGCCAGGATTACCCGTCGAACGCACCGATCACCAAGAAGATCACTTACACCAACCGCACCGACGAAGCGATCACGTTGAAGCTCGCCGCGTCGGTCTCCCGCGGAGAGAAGCCTGCTCCGGCCGGTCTGGTCACGCTGGGCACCGATGAGGTGGTCGTACCCGCCAACGGGTCGGCCGACGTGCCGGTGACACTTGACGGCAGCGTGCTCGGCGCGGACGGGCTCTACGGCACCTACAACGGGCGGGTGACCGCCCGGGACACCACAGGCACGGTGCGGACCACTTCGCTCGTCAGCGCCTACCTCGAGCCCGAGATGTTCCCGCTGACCGTGAACGTCATCCGCCCGCCGGGCGTCACCGACTTCCGGTACAACTGGACCAACTTCCTGCCGCTCGACGAGAAGGAACTGCAGGGCGGGCCGGTCGGCCCGATCGACAATCCAGTTGTCCCGATCACCAGGCGATTCGTCCCCGGCACCTACTCGGTCGGTGCCATGGTCGGCTGGCTGGACGCGGCCGGCAAATGGAACAACGCCCTGCCGGTCGCGCCGGAGGTCAAGCTCACCAAGGCGACCACGGTGACGTTCGACCTGCGCAATCTCAAGCCGCTGGAAGTGCAGGCTCCGGAGCCCACCGAGAACTACGAGAGGCGATACGTCGTCAATCGAACCTCCACGACGGGGGCGTGGGGAATGAAGACCATGCTCTCCAACGACTACTCCTCGGGGAAGTGGTGGTCACTGCCGACCGCCAAGGTGCGCATGGGCACCCTCACCCACGACCTGCACAGCGTGCAGACGACTCCCGTCGTCACCATGCAGGCTGTAGGTGGCGGTGCCCCCTTCCGCCTGGATGCGCGCTACCACGCCCCGGACGTCTCGACCGGGACCGGACTGCGAACGTGGCAGGACAACGGTGAGACCGTCCAGGGCCAGGTCAGGTTCTCGGTTCCACGACTGCCGACCGAGGGACGCATACCGGTGGTGTACGCAGGCACCGGGACCACCGCAGAGTTCGGCAAAGTCAACGCCCGAGGCAAGCTCGCGCTGTTGACGCCGACCGACATCTGCACGGATCTCTACATGTGCGATTTCCCGAAGCTCAGGGACGAGCGGGTGGCGGCCGCTCATGCCGCCGGCGCCGTCGGCGTGATGGTCGCCGCACCTGGCCTCGGCTCGCTGGGCTCTGTGTTCGGACAGTTCGTCACCTGCGAGGACAAGCTGGAGAGCTGCCCCCCGGTCGAGCCGTATGCGGCGCTTCCGATCGTGAGAGTGCCCCAGGGCGAGGCGGACCGTCTGATCAAGCGCATCGACGCCGCCCCGTCGAAGGTTGAGATCCGCCTCGGCGGCAGCACCACGCCGACGGTCTACGCCTCCAGGCACATCACCAAGGGCCAGATCCCGTCGAACCTTCCCTACCGGCTCGAGAAGGAGCAGCTCGACCGGGTCGACCACCACCTCCACGGCGAACGGCGCCTCGAAGTCGCCGACCTGACGTGGCAGCAGCACTCCAAGGACGCTCCCACCGCGGAGACCCTGCATCTGCCGCGCACCCCCATGCAGCAGACCCTCACCACCTACGTGAAGCGGCAGGACGACGCCATCCACCGGTTCGACATGGTCTGGGCCGAACACGCCCGACCCTCCGTCCTGGTTCGGGAAGGCAGCGAGAGACAAGACGTGATCTTCGGCGGCAGGACCGAAGTCCTCTGGAACCAGGGACCGACCGTGCCGGGGGCCGTCACGCAGCTGCGGACGAAGTCCGGCTTCACGCTCGCGACCGAAACCCCGTGCGTGGGCTGCCGTCAGGGCAACACCTTCCACCCGACCTTCGCCATGAGCAGCAGCAGCGGCGGTCCCCAGGCTCCGGTGGGCTTCGTCCTCGGAATAGCGTTCCCCGAGCTCCTCAACGGGGCTCCGGCCTGCATGCCGCCTGCCTGCAGTTTCAGATTGCTCAACCAGTCCGGCGACGAGGTCACACCGCGTGCGGACTGGGGCGAGCCCGCCCTTCGGGGCCACCGCGACACCGCGGCGGATCCTGGTCTCGGGAGTCGGCGATGA
- a CDS encoding cation-translocating P-type ATPase: MTVRSNSVGEQPPSAGDGWYARDPEEVVAAFGVDPTVGLSAGRATQLLAAHGPNALPEEKRSPAWRRFLTQYRSYMQIVLVAAAVVSLLIKEWTTAILLIVLTLLNAVVGLRQEGKAESAMNALQSMMKATARVRRDGSEAEIPAEELVVGDIVLIGAGDQVAADGRIIEANALQIDESALTGESVPAAKDAGTLQGPRPAPGDQANMAFMNTPVTHGSGVLVVTATGVGTEVGKISGMLSATGKEVPPLTKELDTLTLWITGAAGLTMIVMFALGRQRDQAWDVLFVSAVSLAIAAIPEALPTVTQAILSVGSLNLAKRNAIVKELPSVETLAFTSAINSDKTGTLTMNQMTAVEVVTPTDRYTVSGMGYGLAGKVHHAVGSAAGIEDAILPYVVASDAKLVDGEVVGDPTEGALLVLGHKAGLDIDATREGLPRLATLPFDPGYKLMATFHSAFDASGRPVVRCFVKGAVPAVVARAATALAAGASIPWDAELAARAEAQTQRMGGEGRRVMAAATRDLDPAGFDPDGDLLAYVTEVRMTSLVGMVDPPREDAKAAVAGAQAGHIRVRMVTGDDVTTGAAIARQLGIPGEAVLGADFADMSEDEQLARIDGIGVVGRVAPEHKVLLADTLKKKGDVVAMTGDGVNDAPAIKAADIGIAMGSGTDVAKNAGRMILSDDRFATIVYAVEQGRRIYDNLTKYIRFVLLLLVTFVLTFLGATIFNIAAGEPFTPPQVLWIHFVVNASFGFALGFDRESPGLMRRRPRPRGESVLTRPVLLTVGIGGLAITVVLLGLIKLGQAHFDSVETGQSIAFTAFALCLIVAAFECRSETDSVLTTSTFDSKQMNWVALTQFVLAVLVTQMDGFRRILGTTEINARQFGWALLAALALLLLWELGKLLARRSRSARSVQ; this comes from the coding sequence ATGACGGTGCGTTCGAATTCCGTGGGAGAACAGCCTCCGTCTGCGGGGGACGGGTGGTACGCGCGCGATCCTGAGGAGGTCGTAGCGGCGTTCGGTGTCGATCCGACGGTCGGTCTTTCCGCGGGACGGGCCACGCAGCTCCTGGCGGCGCACGGCCCCAACGCGCTGCCCGAAGAGAAGCGGTCTCCGGCCTGGCGCCGGTTCCTCACTCAGTACCGCAGTTACATGCAGATCGTGCTTGTGGCCGCGGCAGTCGTCTCGCTCCTCATCAAGGAGTGGACCACCGCGATCTTGCTGATCGTCCTGACTCTGCTGAACGCGGTCGTGGGCCTGCGCCAGGAGGGCAAGGCAGAGAGCGCGATGAACGCGCTGCAGTCGATGATGAAGGCGACGGCACGGGTGCGCAGGGACGGGTCGGAGGCCGAGATCCCCGCCGAAGAGCTTGTCGTCGGCGACATCGTGCTCATCGGCGCCGGGGACCAGGTGGCGGCGGACGGACGCATCATCGAGGCCAATGCCTTGCAGATCGACGAGTCGGCGCTCACCGGCGAGAGCGTTCCCGCTGCGAAGGACGCCGGCACACTCCAAGGCCCCCGACCGGCACCCGGCGACCAGGCGAACATGGCGTTCATGAACACTCCGGTCACGCACGGCAGCGGCGTACTGGTCGTCACCGCGACCGGCGTCGGAACCGAGGTCGGCAAGATCTCCGGGATGCTGTCGGCCACCGGGAAGGAGGTACCGCCGCTCACCAAGGAGCTTGACACTCTGACGCTGTGGATCACGGGGGCGGCAGGCCTGACCATGATCGTGATGTTTGCGCTGGGACGGCAACGGGACCAGGCTTGGGACGTTCTCTTCGTCAGCGCGGTCTCGCTGGCCATCGCCGCCATCCCCGAGGCGCTGCCGACCGTTACCCAGGCGATCCTGTCCGTCGGCAGCCTCAACCTGGCCAAGCGGAACGCCATCGTCAAGGAACTGCCCTCGGTCGAGACCCTGGCGTTCACGTCGGCGATCAACTCGGACAAGACCGGCACCCTGACCATGAATCAGATGACGGCCGTCGAGGTCGTGACTCCCACCGACCGGTACACCGTCTCGGGCATGGGCTACGGACTCGCGGGGAAGGTCCACCATGCCGTGGGCTCCGCCGCGGGCATCGAGGACGCGATCTTGCCGTACGTCGTGGCCAGCGACGCGAAGCTGGTGGACGGCGAGGTGGTGGGCGATCCCACCGAGGGCGCCCTGCTGGTGCTCGGGCACAAAGCCGGGCTGGACATCGACGCCACCAGGGAGGGTCTTCCCCGACTCGCCACGCTGCCGTTCGATCCGGGCTACAAGCTGATGGCCACCTTCCACTCGGCGTTCGACGCTTCTGGGCGGCCGGTGGTCCGGTGCTTTGTCAAAGGCGCGGTTCCGGCCGTGGTGGCGCGGGCCGCCACCGCGCTCGCGGCGGGCGCGTCCATCCCGTGGGACGCCGAGCTGGCCGCGCGCGCCGAGGCACAGACCCAGCGGATGGGCGGCGAGGGCCGACGGGTGATGGCCGCGGCCACCCGTGATCTGGACCCGGCCGGCTTCGATCCGGACGGCGACCTGCTCGCCTACGTCACCGAGGTGCGGATGACCAGTCTTGTCGGCATGGTCGATCCGCCCCGCGAGGATGCCAAGGCCGCTGTGGCCGGCGCCCAGGCCGGGCACATCCGGGTCCGTATGGTGACCGGTGACGACGTCACCACCGGTGCGGCGATCGCCCGGCAGCTCGGCATCCCCGGCGAGGCGGTGCTCGGTGCCGACTTCGCCGATATGAGCGAGGACGAGCAACTCGCGCGCATCGACGGCATCGGTGTCGTGGGCCGCGTCGCGCCGGAGCACAAGGTACTGCTCGCCGACACGCTCAAGAAGAAGGGCGACGTCGTGGCGATGACCGGGGACGGCGTCAATGACGCGCCGGCCATCAAAGCCGCCGACATCGGTATCGCCATGGGCAGCGGCACGGACGTGGCGAAGAACGCAGGACGCATGATCCTCTCCGACGACCGCTTCGCCACGATCGTCTACGCCGTGGAACAGGGCCGGAGAATCTACGACAACCTCACCAAGTACATCCGATTCGTACTGCTCCTGCTGGTCACCTTCGTCCTGACGTTCCTCGGGGCCACCATCTTCAACATCGCCGCCGGTGAGCCCTTCACCCCGCCGCAGGTGCTGTGGATCCACTTCGTGGTCAACGCCTCCTTCGGCTTCGCGCTCGGCTTCGACCGGGAGAGTCCCGGGCTCATGCGACGCAGGCCGCGCCCGAGAGGGGAGTCGGTGCTGACCCGGCCCGTACTGCTCACGGTCGGAATCGGTGGACTGGCGATCACTGTCGTGCTGCTCGGACTGATCAAACTCGGTCAGGCTCACTTCGACAGCGTCGAGACCGGTCAGTCGATCGCGTTCACCGCCTTCGCGCTCTGTCTGATCGTGGCCGCGTTCGAGTGTCGCAGTGAGACGGATTCGGTGCTGACGACGTCCACCTTCGACAGCAAGCAGATGAACTGGGTGGCACTGACCCAGTTCGTCCTCGCGGTGCTGGTCACTCAGATGGACGGCTTCCGCCGCATCCTCGGGACGACGGAGATCAACGCTCGGCAGTTCGGCTGGGCGCTGCTGGCCGCCCTCGCGCTCCTGCTGCTGTGGGAACTGGGCAAGCTGCTCGCCCGTAGGAGCCGGAGCGCCCGGTCGGTGCAATGA
- a CDS encoding glycoside hydrolase family 5 protein produces the protein MRIKLLGPAALAAALGGALLLNTSVLPTTAARAETNRAAETAAPPTSDADPAARRVAATPVGANGQLAVCGTKLCNSRGNPIQLRGMSTHGTQWYPHCLTSGSLNALAQDWKADVLRVSTYVQEGGYETNPQHFTNLANSLIQQATDRGMYVIVDWHMLTPGDPHSNLSKARQFFTDIANRNKDKNNILYEIANEPSGVSWSRIKSYAEQIIPTIRGIDTNAPVLVGTRAWSSFGVSEGANESEVVNNPVQASNIMYTFHFYADSHRDEYLATLSRAADKLPVFVTEFGTQNYAGEGNNDFAMSQRYLDLMASKKISWTNWNFSDDHRTGAVFKTGTCNNPGSWTGTAPLKPAGVWIRERIMSPDAFPVG, from the coding sequence ATGAGGATCAAGCTGTTAGGCCCGGCCGCACTGGCGGCCGCACTCGGCGGCGCCCTGCTGCTGAACACGTCCGTCCTGCCCACCACCGCCGCCCGCGCGGAAACGAACCGCGCCGCGGAGACGGCCGCCCCGCCGACGTCCGACGCCGACCCCGCCGCACGACGCGTCGCGGCCACACCCGTCGGAGCCAACGGGCAGCTCGCGGTCTGCGGCACGAAGCTCTGCAACAGCCGGGGCAACCCCATCCAGTTGCGGGGCATGAGCACGCACGGCACTCAGTGGTACCCGCACTGTCTGACCAGCGGCTCGCTCAACGCCCTGGCACAGGACTGGAAGGCCGACGTCCTGCGGGTCTCGACCTACGTCCAGGAGGGCGGGTACGAGACGAACCCGCAGCACTTCACGAACCTCGCCAACTCACTCATCCAGCAGGCGACCGACCGCGGCATGTACGTGATCGTCGACTGGCACATGCTCACCCCCGGCGACCCGCACAGCAACCTCAGCAAAGCCCGGCAGTTCTTCACTGACATCGCCAACCGCAACAAGGACAAGAACAACATCCTCTACGAGATCGCCAACGAGCCCAGCGGCGTGAGCTGGTCCCGGATCAAGAGCTACGCGGAGCAGATCATCCCGACCATCCGGGGCATCGACACCAACGCGCCCGTCCTGGTCGGAACCCGCGCCTGGTCCTCGTTCGGGGTCTCCGAGGGCGCCAACGAGTCCGAAGTGGTGAACAACCCGGTCCAGGCGTCCAACATCATGTACACCTTCCACTTCTACGCGGACTCCCACCGCGACGAGTACCTCGCGACCCTCTCACGCGCCGCCGACAAACTCCCCGTGTTCGTCACCGAGTTCGGCACCCAGAACTACGCCGGCGAGGGGAACAACGACTTTGCCATGTCGCAGCGCTACCTCGACCTCATGGCGAGCAAGAAGATCAGCTGGACGAACTGGAACTTCTCCGACGACCACCGCACCGGCGCCGTCTTCAAGACCGGGACCTGCAACAACCCCGGTTCCTGGACCGGCACGGCACCGCTGAAGCCCGCCGGCGTCTGGATCCGCGAACGCATCATGAGCCCCGACGCGTTCCCGGTCGGCTGA